The stretch of DNA aaagaaagaaagataataccTAACAACTTTGTCATGTGTTCACTGAACTCAAATGTTGTCTATTGCAAAAATATCACAATTTACTAATCTTCATGCACGCCTATATTTAATACTTTCAATTGAGAACCTGCTTTTTCAGAAGTTGGTCTCCTCAGTGTAAGTAATAGTCTTCCTATAGAAAATGTACTCAATTACTCAAGAAATCTTCCATCCACTGATAGTCTACAAAAATGTGAGATTATTTATACCTTAACAATAGGAAATCCCTCACATTTCTATCTTCAAATGTCTTAAGGAATTGCCAGACAAATGACCTGGACTTAATGCCTTCCCTGGCACTGGATACCTCttaattctcttatattttcatttctttaatattaacTTAAATCACTTTGCTATCATATAAGTTTGATATAATCAAGAATCCAAATTAAAGGGTTTTCGTTAGTCAGTGCATTCATATTCTTGCCATATGGTCTCTATATTCCACAGGTatacaacagaaagaaatgagaaaacaattttactttCCACTTCCAACATCTTTGACAACCTTAAGTTATAAGTTCACTATGATGGGGAGAATGTGATGGGCAGATATCCACATTTAGAGCTATGGATAAAGCACTACCTAGATCACCAGCCTTAGagaggatataaaaatgaaagccagAGTAGTTTCTGTGAGAAAGGCATGTTTAGTCTATTTCCCAGATCTATCCTGTTTTGTGTCCTGACCATAATGGATTGCGTGAATGACTTCTTTCATTCTCTGGCTTCTGGTTTGACTTGGTTAGTGATGGGAGCTGGAAACAGGAATACAGAAGAACATACAGTTGAGGTGTTTACTCTCCTGGGTTCCCACCAACTCCCCATAATGGCTGCATCTCTCTATAAAAAGGATAAGTGCATGTCAAATGTCCTTTCCACAAGATACTTTTTCTGAGTTCAggtaaattcttttttcctttgccaaaTTGGGACTAGTGATGGTAGCAAACTATTCATCTGGAAAActataaatacatagatacagctaaaaatataaatataaaccttCTTAATTTTCCTTAATCTTGCCTACATATTTCATTGACTCCTGACCCCTTCATCGAATTCTTGAAATTAACCAGTTTGAGTGTGGCATCTCTTTACTAACAATTCCTTAATTAATCCAAAGAAGAAATGTCTACctcatatacatgtatacatctCTGTCACTTTCCATCTCTTGTGTTTATCACCATGACTATCACTATTTGGAAGTGTATTAcatgttgaaattttaatatgcataatacttttcttcattgttttttacAAGAaacttaatattcattttttggttaatcatgtacaaaatatttttttcaaaaccttaGAGAAGCCAGTTGTTCAAGTATAAGAGAGAAAACTTCAGATAAAtcattgcatatttatttttcttatatacatCAGTTAGAGAAAGCTAGCACTgagaaaagataaaagcagaTGACAGATGGAAGAAAATACCAGCAATCAGAGCCTCATTGTCCCTATGGTactagaatgaaaaagaattagtACAGATTCTCTTTGAATGCTCTTTCTTATTGCTCATCTACATTTCTATTCTTCCATTGGAGTGTACACTTTAAGTTTCAATATTGAAAATttgtttcctcttatttcttaCAGAATTAGGTGAGATAGCAAGAGTCTACCACAGTTTTTGgcatctctcttccttcctattttgTTTAAAGTTCTTAAGACATTTTTCCTCATAGGAGTGTACACTGACCAggggtatatttatatattttttactgccTTTCAGGGTGAGTATACAGCCCTGCGAGTGTGAAGTGTTGATTAGTCTGGTGAAAATTAACCCAATGCATTCATCACCCAAGCTTTTTCGGATACTGATTCCAACAGaagtaaaggaaacaaagaaatgcaatattattatttattctatatcTAAACTGAAACACctattttattatgatttggCTCAAAGTCTGTGAGAATAAGGTCTACTTTGCTTCATTGGAAAGAAAATGTACCTAGATGCTGGTGCCCAGTCTGCTATATATTACCTCTGTCAACTTTGTATAGCTAACTTCTGTAAGTCTTATTTTTAACATGGAAAATTTGGCTTCTCTTGAAACCTGAGCAAAAAAAATCTCCATAGATGTTTTGGGTAAAATGAATTTCCTCTTTCTAAACCTCTTTGTACCAGGATTTTGAGATACTTTAAAGCTAGAAAGTAATGATAGAAgaaattacaatatttttcttatagataaatgtaaaatttattaaCTATAACATACTCAATATGCACCAAATGTGTCCAAGAAATTCTAAACTGGTTATCTTCAGAATGAAGGTCATGGATGCAAAGGTCAAAATTAGAGAGAATCTTATCCCTTCCAAGTGTGAGAAAACCCAACCTTTTTGGGTGCTAATATCCTTAGAAAACCTTGACGAATCTGCTTTGTCTTGATGCTATAAATAATTGGATTAAGTACTGGTGGAATTAGCAGGTAAATATTAGCCATGGTTATATGGACAATGGGAGAGGAGTGTTTTGCGAAACGATGCACCAAGGATAGCCCTATCATGGGCACATATAGAATGAGCACAGCACAAATGTGGGAAGCACATGTGTTGAGAGCTTTGAGCTTCCCTCCCTGGGATGCAATGCCTAGGACAGAATGGAAGATGAAAGCATAAGATAACAAAATTCCTAGAGAATCTACACCCCAATAAAATGCAATGACAAACAAGCCCTATAAAATGTTGAATGAGATATCAGCACAGGCCAAATGGATGACTTCTTGATGCAAGCAGAAAGAGTGGTAGAGGATATGGGaatgacagaaggaaaatgtAGGAATACGAACAAGAACAACAGGGAGGACAATGGAGCATCTGAATATAATGAAGACCCCTATATAGATAATGCGTTGTGGGGTGAGTTTGCTGGAATACCTCAAAGGATGGCAAATGGCAACATACCGGTCAAAAGCCATGGCTAGAAGCACAGCTGACTCCATCAGAGAAAAAgtatgaataaaatacatttgggCCACACAAGCATTCACCTCAATCTCCCTGGCATCAAACCAGAAGATTTTTAATACCGTGGGCAGGGTAGAAAAGGACATGCCCATGTCCGTAAGGGACAGCATGGCCAGGAAGTAGTACATGGGCTTGTGGAGACTCTTGTCTGTGCGGATGATGTAAAGGATTGTGCAGTTGCCCACTACTCCAATCAGGTAGCACATGCAAAAAGGGATGGAAATAAAGTGATTCATATTCTCATAGCCAGGAATCCCAGTGaggtaaaacaaaacagactGTTCAGTACTGGAGTTAGAGCCTGTCATGAGTCTGTCCCATGTAGCCATTTTCCTACGGTAAAAATGTAGGCtcctagaaggaagaaaaatacacaatattGAGAAAACAGCAACTTACATTTCTAAGTTAGgtgttttcttaattcttattGCTTTGTAGAGACATTATACAGTTtggaaaaatgattttgaaaaattagcCACACACACCACCTTCTTTTAATGTATTACTTTTTAACCTTTTAAGTGGATTAtggttattttgtatttttttaatcaatcatTTATTCTATTGATTCTGGATTTTGAGTCATTCACAggattctcttccttcctctaaaTTTATAATACATTCTCCTATCTTTTCTACTAATATTTTGATAGGTTGGTTTGTTTCTATTTACTTTTAGATTCATTGTTTACttgccatttatttttgtgtatgacatTAAGTAAGGGTATTTTCCAAGCCCCTGACCTACCCATGTTAagcatttattttcctctgacATGGACACTTGATGGAAACATTCTAGAAGGAATGTCAGAAAAAGCTTAGACAATAAATACATAGAGTTAGCTATCTCCaatggaaaaaaacccacaagactAATTGAATCCTTTcataaaatatgaatggatatttcataaaatatgaatggatatGACTTCAAAAACATTGTATATGTAGTGAGTGTGGTTACCAATtagagagggaaataaataagCCTTCAAACTGGTTTAAATGGGAACCAGAATCCCACAAGGATCTGAAGGTAAATAACATTTACCTCATTTAGTCAGTCATGGGTATTTGGGGTTTGCTTTCCATTTCATATTCTCCACCAAGTTCTTGTGTACTTGTGTACTTGTACTGCAGTCAGGCCAGAGTTTTACTTAAGggaattgttaacattttttcctCTGATGCAGTGGATTTGTGAGCCAATCAGCCTTGCTGATCCTGGACACTCTCTTTTGGTGTGATTGGAAATCgcaactgtttttcttttttaatttttttttatttatgatagtcacagagagagagagaggcagagacacaggcagagggagaagcaggctccatgcaccgggagcccgacgtgggattcgatcccgggtctccaggatcgtgccctgggccaaaggcaggcgctaaaccgctgcgccacccagggatccccgcaactGTTTTTCTAATGCTCCTGTATGTGGACATGGCCTTAGGCCATTTCTGACAGAATCAAGAAAAATACCAGCAATCACAGTCTCACTGTCTTTATGGTCTTAGAATGAAGTTAGTATCCCCCACATCCCCACACTGTGATTCAGTGGTCCATTATAATTGCAGCAATCTGGTGCCATTCTcctaattttcttgtttttgcttctttgctcgttcagtttttttttttttttaaattttccttctttctttctttttttttttttttaatgatagtcacagagagagagagaggcagagtcataggcagagggagaagcaggctccatgcaccgggagcccgacgtgggattcgatcccgggactccaggatcgcgccgtggggccaaaggcaggcgccaaactgctgcgccacccagggatccctgctcgtTCAGTTTTAATGTATTTCAGTTACAAAGTGAAAAAACCCTATCTCATAGTATGGTACAGATAATTACACTAAATAATGTATGAAAGTGCCAATCCCAGTCCTCTTTCAgtttgaatttttacattttaatgataatatttgtaaaatattagatatttgtaaaatatctcCAATGACATCAAAAGAGAGGCATGTTatagataaggagactgaggcttaGAGACTGAAGTGGTTTTTCTGAAGTCACACAGGCACAAGAATAGCTTTCATAAATATCAGTTTCAGGGCTCTGCTCACGTAGATGGTGATTTCCCAGAATAGTGGCTGCTTCCCCAGTCTGCTTACTATGGCCATGTGACTAGCTTGGTCAACATTTGAGCTCTGGTCTATCACCACATGCAGTTCCTAGTGCCAAAgcaaagttaaaacaaacaataaattcAGTTCCTTCAGATACTTCACTGGTTCAATATCTTACCCATCTATACTTTCTGTCACAACACAGGATATGTGTGTTACTAAAGCCCTGGTCGCTTAACCACCTATACCTATTCTTCATAATGCAATGATTCTTTCACCTGAGTAATTTGGCTATGAATGGAGATCTCTACGTAAAGGAAAGACATATCATTATATAATTCCTTAAATTGATTCATGAATTATAATCATATCCCAATATTCAAGAATACTTTTAGACtccttaaattatttatatatgtattatgtttgAACcactaaatatttatatgatatcaACAGAGACTGTGATACACATAAGTAGCCTGAGGTTCAGAAATGTTACAAAGCAAACACAAGAATCATTAGAATTAGGGCCACCtcaatggctcagtcagttaagttcctgactcttaattttggctcatgtcatgatatCAGGGCTGTGATATGGAGCCCCACTCCATGCctagcatgaagcctgcttacgattttggtttatgtatacaatggaatattactcagccattagaaatgacaaatacccaccatttgccttgacgtggatggagctggagggtattatgctgagtgaaataagtcagttggagaaggacaaacattatatggtctcattcatttggggaatataaaaaaatagtgaaagggaataaaggggaaagaagaaaaaatgagtggggaaatatcaaggagggagacagaacatgggagactcctaactctgggagatggactgggggtggtggagggggaggtgggcaggggatgggggtggctgggtggcaggcactgaggggggcgcatgatgggatgagcactgggtgttattctatgtgttagcaaattgaacaccaacaaaaattaaatttatatatatatataaaaagacatcttaaaaaaaagattttctctctgtctccctttgccctGACCTCCTGCtcagattttcttcctcttaaaaatagatgataaatagatgatagatagatagatgatagatagatataaataatCATTAGAATTAGAATCTAAGCCCCTGCTTCTAAAGGTTCTGTAACTGTTACTGAAGCATTTTAACTATTTCAGAGAGTTGTCTCAATTCTGTACTATGATGACCTTTAGTCACACACTAGGAATTAGAGTGATGGATATAATTCACAAAGAGCCCTTCCCACTCAGAGTGCAGAACATGTTTACGAGGCTTCCGTAATACCCTTGTCCTTTCTTGCAAACACCTCCAACACCTGAGCATGTGTtgttttcttacctttctttACTATTTTACCCAAAAGGTAGGTCTAGAAGAAAATTGAGGGAGGCAGGTCTTGAAAGAAAGGTTTTGTTGGGCAGAGAAAAGAGTTAAGTGGGGAGACCTATGAGAATCTCCAAGAGTGGGGATAGAGAAAACAGTCTACTAGATATCTCTGCTTGTGTGTCTAAAAGGCAGAGATCACATGGCCATGAAAGAATTCTTGATAATTGCCTTAATAGTTCCATTTTAGTAAATGTAACTCATGCTGTGTAGTTAATAATATGCAAAACCTAGGCATTATGCTTGATTATTCAAACCTTTTACTCCTATTCAATCAATGATGTGTCCTCTTACTTCTATACCCAAAGTATTTAACTAATTCACTTCTGCTCTTTATCTCTGTCATAATTTCTCTTCTAAACTGTTTTACAAGCCATTTAACTCATCTGATTCTTACTTTTTTGTGTGTCATTCCTTTAAGTCAATTTTTCTTATagcaaaaaattttgaaagacacAGGCAAGATAAATCATTCCTGTGTTTAAAATGTGTTAACTACTGCCTACTGATCTCAGGATGAAAGGAAAGCTATTGTCATTACTAATAAGATCCTTCTTTCCAGTATATGGGGAAAAGGAGGTGGATTTACACATGTGATTTTACCCCTACTCCTCTTCCTCTTTACCTTTGTGCTCAAATCCCCCAGAGTGCCTCTCAGAAAGCTTTACTATTTCTGACCTCAAAACATATTATTGTTACCCTTGTTCACCAAACTACAAACATTGTTTCCCTCTGTTTGTATAATAATCCAAGTTTCCTTCTCATAATTCTGTTCAAATATTCTGTCCACTTATCTAAAATACTTAAACATATCTTGCATTACTGTGCCACGTTATGCATTTTTCCAACAAAATCCactcttttcactttttctaaattcttatttCCACTTTCCTACAATCTCTTCTTTACCCTACATTTTATTCCCTCTTTTCCattgaaaaattgtttttcctccAAGCCTAGCCCTCCTCCCCCATAACAGACTTACTTGAGTCTATAGCCACTTCTATTTCCCCATGATAATGAACTTCTGTTGCTTTGCTTTCTCGCTCATAGAGTGCTTCAGTTGGAGATAGTGTTTTCTAAAGGGCATAGGAAGTTGCCAGTTTATCTATCTGAGGCAAAAGAAGCTTTAAAGTTTTCCTGGTTATATAGGGTTCCTGGAAGCTTGTGGGAACCATAGCCACTAATGCTACTTAAGTAGGAACATATGGGCCTGAGGGATGAATGTTCTCAGGATGAGACAGTGGGGATTTCCGCAGGAACAGAGGATGCCTAAGGGAGACTCAGGTGGACAAATTCAAGGAAACTTTGTATCTCTGATGGCTGGCTGAGCTTAGATACATGGCAGGAGTGGATGGGTTCCAACTGGTTAAAGCCTTTAGTAGAATAAAGGGTCTATGGATCCTAAGATTGCACAATTGCCCCTGTTTTGCAAACAGCACATCTCTACCCTGTTATACCTTGGGACTAGACTGCAGCTTCATGAATGGGTGTCTCTGCTTAGTTCAGTCCATTAGAGGAAGGCCAGGGAAGGAACTGGTGAGAGAGTAGATGTAGGAGTCCCATATTCTGAACAAACTTTAGAAATCTATGATATTTGAACAATGTTTCATGCTGCTCACAGCAGTGTTAAATGCAGTatgtcattttacatttacaaaacCCTGTGGAGTACTCATCTTTTAAGTTGACTCTTctgaaacttaactactaatagcttagTTACTACTGACTTAACAATAGGTAATTATATGACTTCTTAGTTTACATGTTAATGTAAAGATTACAAATTTGTAATTATTCTTGGGTTCAAATTGCAGTATAATTAATTCATACTGAAATAGTTTTAGGCAAATGAACATTTTTAGCTTGCTTTCTTAACTGTGTCATGGTATGATTACATACCCATGAAATTCCTTAAGTATTAAATGGGAAAtggcaaacagtatggaggttcctaaaaaaatataaaaatagaattacaatatgatccagtaattccactactaggtatttacacaaagaatacaaaaacactaattcaaaaaaatatatacacctttatgtttattgaatcattatgtacAATAGCCCAATTATGGAAggagctcaagtgtccattgatagattaataaataaagaagatatgaagaatatatatatatatatgaataataccagccaaaaaaatgatatattggcatttgcaacaacctgAATGGATATAGAGAACATAAGCTAAGTAAAATGActcatttggagaaagaaaattaccatatgttttcacttgtgtggaatttaagaaacaaaaggggagaggagcaaaacaaaacacaggctCTTAACTAGAGAGATTAAATTGATTATTACTAGAGGGGgagtgggttgggggatggagaaataggtgaaggagattaagtaagagtatacttatcaagATAAGTACTTAATAATGTATAGAGttcttgaatcactatattgcacacctgaaactaatataatactgtatgttaactctcctggaattaaattaaaaaataaaataaaaaataaaaaaagaattaaaagggatAATGCCTGCGATGCAACTCACATAGCCTTCATGGATGTtcaatacatgtttgtttgtactaatttatgtatttactatAAAGAGATAGAAGATGTAGATTTAACCAGAAGATATTATGggccatttattttattattcttggaaAGAAGATGTGAGTTTCCtctattcccttttctccattctGTAGTTAAATAAGGAGCAAAATGTTGACAGAATTCAATTCTATTGGAGACTGATCCCTGGTTATGTCTGAAAGATTTAATATTATAATCAGGAAACTGCACTACAGTATTTTGGAGATAACTGTGGGCTCTAATAAATTGATGACAATTCACTGCTTGTCTCAAATTTCTGTTGAAATTATTTACTGGAAAAATAATAACACCCCCttactttctttttgcttctttttcttcattcactGGAATGACAGCAAATGTATGAAAAGACATGGTCTCTTCTAAGGAACAATATGAACTGAGGTAAAAGCTCATATATTGTGAGTAAATGCACTAGGAAAGGGTTAGTTAGGAAGAAAAAGTCTCAGATGTGGACCAGCtcctttgtggaatttttttttaagatttttaatttatttattagggaggaagagagagagagagagaaagagagaaagagagaggcagagacataggcagagggagaagcaggctcaatgcagggagccccatgtgggactcgatcctgggtctccaggatcacaccctgggtggaaggcagcgctaaaccactggacccccggggctgccctgtggcattttttaaaagaaaattttcagccaGCATCCATAATCAAATTAATGATGCATGTACCGAATAATCCCCATCCATCCTCTCTCATACACAAATGCAAATAAACTATTGTATCATTGGAACAATTTATCAAACCTTTAAGAATGTAGTCTCTGGAGTCAGTGTGTGGATCTATCACTTGACAGCTGTCCATCCTTACATAAGTTACTTAAATCTACATTGATTGGAGTTAAAATTTGTGTGGGTTAATACATGAAATGTTCTCAGAAAAATAGCTTATTCAGAGTAAACATTTAGGAATGACACCTTATTACATAATTTCCCAATAATATGGTTTCCCTGTATTCTAGTGTCCCAATATTTATCATGATTCAGAAATGTTATTCTCTAGACACTCCCTAGCTCCTTGACCCACACACATCCAGCTGCTTTCATGTTCGAAAGAGAATATTCATGCCCAGGGAACTTGAAGGCCTATGACCACAGTAAGCAGAAATTCTGGTCATGAAACTTCAACAACAGAGTAAGTGGACCACTGCAACATAATATTAATGCCCAGTCTTCTATACACATTCCGATATGTTTCAGTGGCCACTGATTTAAGGGTTATTTTTTCTGATCACAAGACTCTATAATTTTCGAGTCTATAATAGGGATGAGGTAGGCAGAATAGGGAAGTACTTGGATGTTTGCAAGAGTAACAAAAAATGGGGAGCTGTTTGACACCTGGCAGTTTGTGGCAATTAAGCAAACCTGTGATAGCTCCATGGTTTCTCATGACCACAAGCATCCTGCTGCTGTTGCTTAACTGCAGCATGCACGTGTACAAGAAGCCAGTTACCTTTCAAATGACTGAGAATGACCCCTTTACTGGGGATGCCTGAGGACTCCTAGTTTGTCTTCTCTAAATATGCAGTatctgcaagaaaaaaattagactgCACATAGTGTCTACCATAGAGCATGAATAACATTATGCAGAGTTCCTAGAAATCCACTTCTAGTCACCGAACCCCACAGAAATATTTTGCACCCAAATTATAACCACCCATAAGCATCAAGAGCCCAGCATACACCCAGCACCCCTTGATTTTCTGAGTTTACCCACACCTCCTAATCTGGAGCACCCACTTTTGCTTTGCAGCAAAGCTTCTTCTGCTGTACTTTATTCTGACTTATTCttgtctttaaattctttctccAGTGAAGTCAAGAACCTGGCATTGGCTGGTGGTTGAGGTCTCAGGAGATGAGAATTCTCCCGTCTCAGGCATTAATGGGTAGAGTAAAAAGAGTGTCTGAGGAACAGTGTCAAGTGTGCTCCTAAAAAGAAGACAGTGTGTGTGGGCCAGGTTGTTTGTTATGGTACCAGTATGACTTTCAAAGGTTCTATGGTGTTAAGAAATGGGACAAGCATAGAAAGCAAATCACAATATGGGGAGGGAGGGATCAGCCAATACAGCAGTGTGCAGAGCACAGGAAGGGTGATGATGGGAAGTTTGGATGAATTTTCCTAgagagggaatggagagaaaagtcGTAAAGTTGTTTGACTCATTGGATGCATGTAAGGAAGTGAAGGATGCTCTCAGGGTGTGGATTGCTCACAGTGTTGCAATTCTTGCCTGCTGAGGTCAGAAGTAAATACGAATTGTGTCACAAGTGGAGAGTCAGGAGCGACATAAGGAGCTATTCCTTACCTGACACATCCTTGTCATCATGCTGAATGAAATTCATGTTGGTACAAATGGATCTCCTTCTCCTCATTCCCCAGCAAGCAGCATAGCCTCACAAATTCTGCTATTTCAATCTCAAACCCTCGCCCTGTAATTTGGCAGTCCCTAAACTGTTCAggctaaaatctttaaaaaaaatttaaaatacttaaaaatttaaaaaaaggtgaggGGAATTATTCTGTAGTGAAAACGTCTATCATACCATGCCTCACTCTATTTATTGTCTTACAAATGCACTATTTCTTATTATGTACTCCAAACCTAAGACTTCCCAATGGAAGATATTTAGATTTTCATACATTTCACTCTGGATATTGGCACTTCAATATTTTCCCTCATTCACCATCCCTGCGTTGATCATATAGCAAATCCCATACATATGAATACTTGagtaaaagcttttaattttattcaaattaaacATATAATTCTGTTTCATTAGGAAGAAATCTATGGCACAGTAGAAAATGTACTACCACAGCCAATCAGATCTGAGTGAGGACATTGGTTTTACTGCtaattatgtgttttttaaaatacattttattatttatagaagctttaggtttacagcaaaattcAGTGAAAGTAACACAAATTAAACCTTTATAAGTTACCCTCTTTAGATACACCATGTTCAAAATCTTTACTGCCCTAtcatattctggatacaaagtAATATTTCATATCACTTTGCACTAACTCATTGGTTCCACACATTGAGGCAATAAGCATTAGAAAATCTCAATAGCCTTCTGGGCCCTGTATTCCCAAACTGCTACACCCGGATGTAGCCTAAATGGTGGAAAGATCCCAAACTGACAAACAGTGTCAGTGGCACTGACAGGGTTACATACACTGTCCTGCATTTATCCTGGGGCCTCATATCTCAAAGGACTGGGGGAAGACTTATGAACTGATCCTTCCTGCTCAGAGAGTTATAATGGTCTCTAGTGGCCAGAAGAACTAGCCTACCAGGTAGGTGAGGACTGGAGGCAATAAAAGTGGGCGTAAGAGGAAAACACAGAGGGGGACGTGAGACACAACAGGGAGGAGAGTGGACACTCAAGAGTGTGAGAAGGACCAGGAGAATGTTCAAGAAGGGAAGGGTTCTCAGGTCATCATAGGACATGGTTTTCACCAAAATGCCTTCATGCTCATTCCTATAGGTTTCAAGCCAGATTCAGTCAGACTTTTCAGATTGGACTTCCCAAGGATACCCTAGATCTCTATGGTGGGTGGACTGTGTGTCCATGGGCGGGGTGTGATGCTTCCAGCATTGAAGGATTATTTTTGTGACATGACAGAATGAGGATTCCAGAATGTGATTGGGACTGTATCAGATAACCTTCAATGTCCCTTAGAAGCCCAAGTATCAGTGCTTTCCAATATGACATAGTTGTGACTCAGGAGTCTACACCTCAAATTATAACTC from Canis lupus dingo isolate Sandy chromosome 21, ASM325472v2, whole genome shotgun sequence encodes:
- the LOC112667332 gene encoding LOW QUALITY PROTEIN: olfactory receptor 51G2-like (The sequence of the model RefSeq protein was modified relative to this genomic sequence to represent the inferred CDS: substituted 1 base at 1 genomic stop codon), yielding MTGSNSSTEQSVLFYLTGIPGYENMNHFISIPFCMCYLIGVVGNCTILYIIRTDKSLHKPMYYFLAMLSLTDMGMSFSTLPTVLKIFWFDAREIEVNACVAQMYFIHTFSLMESAVLLAMAFDRYVAICHPLRYSSKLTPQRIIYIGVFIIFRCSIVLPVVLVRIPTFSFCHSHILYHSFCLHQEVIHLACADISFNILXGLFVIAFYWGVDSLGILLSYAFIFHSVLGIASQGGKLKALNTCASHICAVLILYVPMIGLSLVHRFAKHSSPIVHITMANIYLLIPPVLNPIIYSIKTKQIRQGFLRILAPKKVGFSHTWKG